A region of Diadema setosum chromosome 15, eeDiaSeto1, whole genome shotgun sequence DNA encodes the following proteins:
- the LOC140238884 gene encoding acetylcholinesterase-like — translation MTSSIWISNLLLVVTAWLAYGVKAEETPRVTLPHSSTVVSGITLDYEEAEYLRVSTTFQAYLGIPYAEPPVGDLRFEKPVKKGDLGKTYLAVNDRAICPQMSPVDDLFPIPIFRNVDEDCLYLNVHTPSPRPTGAPVLVWFHGGMYTVGAGSSFVYEPVALMAFTEDFIVVTVNYRLGVFGFLTTGDTTAPGNYGMFDQVMALQWVQDNIEAFGGDPSRVTIMGQSAGSASVGLHVLSPQSSGLFQQAIMESGNALCPWAVDTNIDRQIALSDEIAKQVGCYSADSQDLVSCLRTVDEPTLTRAQIIISAQYLLNEMLFVPVVDYDFLPDLPINIVQRSEFNSVPTLLGTNQDEGTFAVMRAFPTYVVRKEPPPMSFSQLQEMFPQYLYYSSPTLTEVAEQWYVDWTKADDPSADHLDAFIEMNTDQTFACATEVMARALSQSGAPTFRYEMTHDPAWSIIAGIPTWIGAGHGEELQYVFGWAFNDLFGRFVGQTEEEKTMSLQFMTYWTNFIRTGDPNSAESSYPPWPTFSVPELKYKQLSLGMENSRALRMDNCALWLNLAPDLYAQDMQYNNQ, via the exons ATGACCTCATCGATTTGGATATCCAACCTACTGTTAGTAGTGACAGCGTGGCTGGCGTACGGAGTCAAGGCCGAGGAGACTCCGCGAGTCACGCTGCCGCATTCGTCGACGGTCGTGTCCGGCATCACCCTCGACTACGAGGAGGCCGAATACCTCCGCGTGAGCACGACCTTCCAAGCGTACCTCGGCATTCCGTACGCGGAGCCGCCGGTGGGCGACCTGCGCTTCGAGAAGCCCGTTAAGAAGGGCGACCTTGGGAAGACGTACTTGGCCGTGAACGACCGGGCAATCTGTCCTCAGATGAGCCCAGTGGATGATTTATTTCCGATCCCAATCTTCAGGAATGTGGACGAAGACTGCCTGTACCTCAATGTGCACACTCCTTCTCCAAGG CCGACAGGCGCACCTGTTTTAGTCTGGTTTCACGGGGGAATGTACACCGTAGGTGCGGGGTCCAGCTTCGTGTACGAGCCCGTCGCCTTGATGGCTTTCACTGAGGACTTTATCGTCGTCACTGTCAACTACCGTCTCGGAGTGTTTGGCTTCCTCACCACAG GTGATACTACTGCTCCCGGTAACTACGGCATGTTCGACCAGGTTATGGCACTGCAGTGGGTTCAAGACAACATAGAAG CTTTTGGCGGAGACCCGTCTAGGGTGACCATCATGGGCCAGAGTGCCGGGTCGGCCAGCGTCGGGCTGCATGTCTTGTCCCCTCAGAGTAGCGGCCTTTTTCAGCAGGCTATCATGGAG AGCGGTAACGCCCTATGTCCTTGGGCTGTCGATACCAACATCGATCGGCAGATCGCCCTCTCGGACGAGATCGCGAAGCAGGTTGGCTGCTACTCCGCCGACAGCCAGGACCTGGTTTCCTGCCTTCGAACTGTGGACGAACCAACGCTCACTAGGGCGCAAATAATA ATATCAGCCCAATATCTCCTCAATGAGATGCTCTTCGTTCCCGTTGTCGATTACGACTTCCTGCCCGACTTGCCCATCAACATCGTCCAGCGATCCGAGTTCAACAGCGTGCCGACCCTTTTGGGGACCAACCAGGACGAGGGAACGTTCGCTGTCATGCGCGCCTTCCCTACCTACGTTGTGAGGAAAGAGCCCCCACCGATGAGTTTTAGCCAGCTGCAAGAGATGTTTCCCCAGTACCTTTACTACAGCAGCCCAACACTGACCGAGGTGGCCGAACAGTGGTACGTGGACTGGACGAAGGCAGACGACCCGTCCGCTGACCACCTCGACGCCTTCATAGAAATGAATACCGATCAG ACATTCGCCTGTGCTACGGAGGTGATGGCGAGAGCTCTCTCGCAGTCCGGCGCCCCGACCTTCCGCTATGAGATGACCCACGACCCGGCGTGGTCGATCATAGCGGGGATTCCGACGTGGATTGGGGCGGGTCACGGGGAGGAACTCCAGTACGTGTTTGGCTGGGCCTTCAACGACCTCTTCGGCCGCTTCGTCGGTCAGACGGAGGAAGAGAAGACGATGTCGCTGCAGTTTATGACATACTGGACCAACTTCATCAGGACTGG AGACCCGAATTCAGCGGAGTCTAGCTACCCGCCTTGGCCAACGTTCAGCGTGCCCGAGCTCAAGTACAAACAGCTGTCGCTGGGCATGGAGAACTCTCGGGCCTTGCGCATGGACAATTGCGCCCTCTGGCTCAACCTGGCGCCAGACCTCTATGCTCAGGACATGCAATATAACaatcaataa
- the LOC140238711 gene encoding galactose-3-O-sulfotransferase 2-like produces the protein MDNTVTKRSFLFLLVVGVLVLSYHLHNQSSQRNLPRYGIPKGVPRRSDQATTASSQLSPSSPSSPKLTTSLLFVKTHKTGSTTVGNILNRYGYTRNLSFLLYKKDRFKIGQFLQHIPTRLREIFPPIGVQDGDYDNYRNYDFMTAHCRFLPSLKFFKLVMRPDTKYITILRDPVQQWESTFFFFKCNPKIKGKNGSSEIDEFFRSTTSYVKSFRGNCKYYIRNGQWYDLSADDRIHTNKTVINDTLRILESELDLVLLLEYFDESLLLLKRLMGWDFSDILYIRANERVAKSEITEKQRVKISAWNMADVALYRHFNQTLWRKLAEYGSKLESDLIRFRDMLSVHQKTCGLQSKKTKFRKVYAYSVTNSTGFCQNLDGVSNVKVVQRQSNQEDTRNIC, from the exons ATGGACAATACGGTAACGAAG CGATCATTCCTGTTTCTCCTTGTGGTCGGTGTTCTGGTGTTATCGTATCATCTGCATAATCAATCATCCCAGAGGAATCTTCCTCGTTATGGCATACCAAAAGGTGTGCCGCGCCGCAGCGACCAAGCGACGACGGCCAGCAGTCAACTTTCCCCCTCAAGCCCCAGCAGCCCCAAGCTGACGACGTCTCTGCTCTTCGTGAAAACGCACAAGACTGGCAGTACTACCGTTGGAAACATTCTAAACCGATACGGTTACACTCGCAACCTATCCTTTCTTTTGTACAAGAAAGACCGTTTCAAAATTGGGCAATTTCTTCAACACATTCCAACCAGGTTAAGAGAGATTTTTCCACCAATCGGTGTCCAAGATGGCGACTATGACAACTACAGAAATTACGACTTTATGACTGCACACTGCCGGTTTCTCCCCAGTTTGAAGTTTTTTAAACTTGTCATGAGACCAGACACGAAGTACATCACAATTCTTCGCGATCCAGTTCAGCAGTGGGAGTccacattcttctttttcaagtGTAACCCGAAAATCAAAGGGAAAAATGGATCTTCCGAAATCGACGAATTCTTCCGAAGTACTACTTCGTATGTGAAATCATTTCGCGGAAATTGTAAATATTACATACGAAATGGTCAGTGGTACGATTTGAGTGCCGACGACCGGATTCACACGAACAAAACGGTGATTAACGACACTCTACGCATTTTGGAAAGCGAACTCGACCTGGTTCTCCTACTGGAATATTTTGACGAGTCGTTGTTGCTTTTAAAACGCCTCATGGGCTGGGACTTCTCCGACATCTTGTACATCCGGGCGAACGAGCGAGTCGCTAAATCGGAGATCACTGAAAAGCAGCGAGTCAAGATCAGCGCGTGGAATATGGCCGACGTCGCTCTCTACAGGCATTTCAACCAGACTTTGTGGCGGAAACTTGCCGAGTATGGCAGCAAGCTTGAGAGTGATCTGATACGTTTTCGCGATATGCTGTCTGTTCATCAGAAAACGTGTGGTTTGCAGAGCAAAAAGACAAAGTTTAGAAAAGTGTATGCCTACTCGGTGACAAATTCAACTGGATTTTGTCAAAACCTCGATGGAGTGAGTAATGTAAAGGTGGTGCAACGTCAGAGCAATCAAGAGGACACAAGAAATATATGTTGA